The Crocosphaera subtropica ATCC 51142 genome includes a window with the following:
- a CDS encoding M3 family metallopeptidase produces the protein MSNTTVTNNPLLIGQGLPPFDKITHDHVIPAMTELLQELEAKLSDLEAKVQPTWEGLVEPLTEIEEKFSWSWGIVGHLMGVKNSPELRNAYETVQPQVIHFVNKLSQSKPIYEAFKSLQESKLWNTLENAQKRIVETAIREAELSGVALTGETREQFNQIQLELAELSTKFSNHVLDATKAFKLKLTTEKEVEGLPPTLLSLAAQTARAEGEENATPEAGPWVITLDYPSYIPFMKYSTQRDLRKKVYKAFISRASSGELDNNPLIKRILELRKQQAEILGYNTYAEVSLARKMAPSVEAVEALLEELRKVSYDAAVKDLETLKDFAKSDDLKQWDVSYWAEKQRETLFNFTAEELRPYFPLPQVLDGLFTLAKRIFGVTITSADGQAPVWHEDVRYFQVNNEAGEAIAHFYLDPYSRPAEKRGGAWMNDCIGRAKIKLEEQFMTRLPVAYLICNQTPPVDEKPSLMTFDEVTTLFHEFGHGLQHMLTKVDYPGAAGINNVEWDAVELPSQFMENWCYDQTTLFNMAKHYETGETLPEHYYDKLVSARNYMSGSGMLRQLHFSFLDLELHHRYQPDSKETPADVRNRIAEKTTVMKPLPEDSFLCSFGHIFAGGYAAGYYSYKWAEVLSADAFSAFEEAGLNDEKAVSETGKRFRDTVLALGGSLDPMEVFKAFRGREPQTEPLLRHSGLLQTA, from the coding sequence ATGAGCAACACAACTGTAACCAATAACCCTTTACTCATCGGACAAGGATTACCTCCCTTTGATAAAATCACTCATGATCATGTCATTCCGGCAATGACAGAATTATTGCAAGAATTAGAAGCTAAATTAAGCGATTTAGAAGCCAAGGTTCAACCCACATGGGAAGGTTTAGTCGAACCTCTAACAGAAATAGAAGAAAAATTTAGTTGGAGTTGGGGCATTGTGGGTCATTTAATGGGGGTTAAAAATAGTCCTGAACTTCGTAACGCTTACGAAACAGTACAACCCCAAGTTATCCACTTCGTTAACAAATTAAGTCAAAGTAAGCCCATTTATGAAGCATTTAAAAGCTTACAAGAAAGTAAGCTATGGAATACTTTAGAAAATGCTCAAAAACGGATTGTTGAAACAGCTATAAGAGAAGCAGAATTATCAGGGGTTGCTTTAACAGGAGAAACTCGTGAACAATTCAATCAAATTCAACTGGAATTGGCAGAACTTTCCACTAAATTTTCTAACCATGTTTTAGATGCAACTAAAGCCTTTAAATTGAAATTAACCACAGAAAAAGAAGTGGAAGGTTTACCCCCTACTTTACTCAGTTTAGCAGCACAAACGGCACGGGCAGAAGGAGAAGAAAATGCCACCCCAGAAGCCGGACCTTGGGTGATTACATTAGATTATCCCAGTTATATTCCGTTCATGAAATATAGCACCCAAAGAGACTTAAGGAAGAAGGTTTATAAGGCGTTTATTTCCCGTGCATCCAGTGGAGAATTAGATAATAATCCCTTGATTAAACGCATTTTAGAACTGCGGAAACAACAAGCAGAAATTCTCGGTTACAATACCTATGCAGAAGTTAGTTTAGCTCGGAAAATGGCCCCTAGTGTTGAAGCGGTGGAGGCCTTATTAGAAGAGTTAAGAAAAGTCAGTTATGATGCTGCGGTTAAAGACCTAGAAACCCTAAAAGACTTTGCTAAAAGTGATGACTTAAAACAGTGGGATGTAAGTTATTGGGCAGAAAAACAACGGGAAACTTTATTCAATTTTACCGCCGAAGAATTACGGCCTTATTTTCCTTTACCGCAAGTATTAGACGGGTTATTTACCTTAGCAAAAAGAATCTTTGGGGTAACCATAACTTCCGCCGATGGACAAGCACCGGTTTGGCACGAAGATGTTCGTTATTTTCAGGTTAATAATGAAGCAGGAGAAGCGATCGCACACTTCTATTTAGACCCCTATAGTCGCCCCGCAGAGAAGCGTGGAGGGGCCTGGATGAACGATTGTATTGGACGGGCAAAAATCAAGCTAGAAGAGCAATTTATGACCCGTTTACCTGTCGCTTATTTAATCTGTAATCAAACCCCTCCCGTGGATGAAAAACCCAGTTTAATGACCTTTGATGAAGTCACTACTTTATTTCATGAATTTGGCCACGGGTTACAACATATGTTGACAAAAGTTGACTATCCTGGGGCAGCCGGAATTAACAATGTAGAGTGGGATGCGGTGGAATTACCCAGTCAATTTATGGAAAACTGGTGTTACGATCAAACCACTTTATTTAACATGGCCAAACATTATGAAACGGGAGAAACCTTACCCGAACATTACTATGATAAATTAGTTTCTGCCCGTAATTATATGAGTGGTTCAGGGATGTTAAGACAGTTACATTTTAGTTTCCTTGACTTAGAATTACACCATCGTTATCAACCTGATAGTAAAGAAACTCCTGCGGATGTTCGTAACCGCATTGCAGAAAAAACAACGGTCATGAAACCGTTACCAGAAGACTCATTTTTATGTTCTTTTGGTCATATTTTCGCTGGCGGTTATGCAGCCGGTTACTATAGTTATAAATGGGCAGAAGTGTTAAGCGCGGATGCGTTTTCTGCCTTTGAAGAAGCCGGTTTAAATGATGAAAAAGCGGTTTCAGAAACAGGAAAACGGTTCAGGGATACAGTGTTAGCATTAGGGGGAAGTTTAGATCCGATGGAAGTGTTTAAAGCATTCCGTGGACGAGAACCACAAACGGAACCTTTATTAAGACATAGTGGTTTATTACAAACTGCATAA
- a CDS encoding KAP family P-loop NTPase fold protein yields the protein MSLEQNFATDEPITKLEQDILGRGQFSKNLAQAICRYKGDDSLVIGLYGSWGNGKTSIINMVKEVLNPDENEDKKDKPLVIEFKPWYFSGQDQLLEQFFKHLSSELTSNIEKFGQKAKGSIEKIGKNLSRLSSALKPVKYVSPFIGVPSEIIESLSAKGEEFGKALSGEKNDQQFDPITQKKELDKELKDLDRKILIIIDDIDRLTKEEMRQMFRVSSSKMV from the coding sequence ATGTCTTTAGAACAAAATTTTGCTACAGATGAACCCATTACTAAGTTAGAACAAGATATCTTAGGAAGAGGTCAATTTTCAAAAAATCTTGCTCAAGCTATTTGTCGCTATAAGGGAGATGATAGTTTAGTTATTGGTTTATATGGTTCCTGGGGAAATGGTAAAACTTCTATTATTAATATGGTTAAAGAAGTTTTAAACCCAGACGAAAATGAAGATAAGAAAGATAAACCTTTAGTTATTGAATTTAAACCTTGGTATTTCTCAGGACAAGATCAACTTTTAGAACAGTTTTTTAAACATTTATCATCGGAACTAACTAGCAATATTGAAAAATTTGGACAAAAAGCAAAAGGTTCTATCGAAAAAATAGGTAAAAATTTATCACGCTTAAGTTCAGCTTTAAAACCAGTTAAATATGTTTCTCCTTTTATTGGTGTTCCCAGTGAAATTATTGAAAGTTTGTCAGCGAAAGGAGAAGAGTTCGGAAAAGCTTTATCAGGAGAAAAAAATGATCAACAATTTGATCCTATCACTCAGAAAAAAGAATTAGATAAAGAGTTAAAAGACCTTGATCGTAAAATTTTAATTATTATTGATGATATTGATCGTTTGACTAAAGAAGAAATGCGACAAATGTTCAGGGTAAGCTCATCTAAAATGGTATAA
- a CDS encoding ISAs1-like element ISCysp6 family transposase — protein MAKGFADQKQSSKKKKEKGNIASIDEIQNNLLGYVKEIEDPRVQRSKKHLLKDVLAIAILAVIAGSQGWEDMENYGIAKQEWLSEFLELPHGIPSDDTFRRVFERIDPESLQKCLQKWVQSIMNSIQGEIIPIDGKTLRGSYDRNAGQCALHTVTAWASQQSLVLGQVKVENYSNEITAIPALLELLDITGSIITIDAMGTQTSIIQQICRQKADYIVTLKANHPTLFSQVKQWFTDTQNNGWDGIEHDYYKSVTKGHHRTEKRYVWAIPVAAMGELYQQQQWHGLQTIVVVERIRHLWNKTTHDIQFYLTSLPPNAQFLCHAIRTHWSIENNLHWTLDVTFSEDQCRIRSEYSPQNFALLRRLALNVLHQEKTFKRSLRQKMKQAAMNNNYMMTVLNSFCQADFR, from the coding sequence ATGGCCAAGGGGTTTGCAGACCAAAAACAATCTAGTAAGAAAAAAAAGGAAAAGGGAAATATAGCATCTATTGATGAAATCCAAAACAATTTATTAGGCTATGTCAAAGAAATAGAAGATCCTAGAGTACAAAGAAGCAAAAAACACCTCCTTAAAGATGTATTGGCGATCGCTATATTGGCAGTCATTGCAGGGTCCCAAGGTTGGGAAGATATGGAGAACTATGGTATCGCAAAACAGGAGTGGTTATCAGAGTTTCTAGAACTCCCTCACGGAATCCCGAGTGATGACACATTTAGAAGAGTTTTTGAGAGAATTGATCCAGAATCGCTGCAAAAATGCCTACAAAAATGGGTTCAATCTATAATGAATTCAATTCAAGGAGAAATTATCCCCATCGATGGCAAAACATTAAGGGGTTCTTACGATCGCAACGCCGGACAGTGCGCTTTACATACGGTCACAGCGTGGGCATCCCAGCAGAGTCTGGTGTTAGGACAAGTCAAAGTTGAAAACTACTCCAATGAAATTACGGCCATTCCTGCCTTACTCGAACTATTAGACATTACAGGCTCGATCATTACCATTGATGCAATGGGAACTCAAACCAGCATTATCCAACAAATTTGTCGGCAAAAAGCTGACTACATTGTTACTCTCAAAGCTAACCATCCTACTTTATTTTCTCAAGTCAAGCAATGGTTTACTGATACCCAAAACAATGGCTGGGATGGCATTGAACATGATTACTACAAAAGTGTAACCAAGGGCCACCACCGCACCGAGAAACGATACGTTTGGGCTATACCAGTAGCAGCTATGGGAGAGCTTTACCAGCAACAACAATGGCATGGACTGCAAACTATTGTCGTAGTCGAACGCATCCGTCACTTGTGGAACAAGACTACCCACGATATTCAGTTTTATCTGACCTCTTTACCTCCCAATGCCCAATTCCTTTGCCATGCGATCCGCACCCATTGGAGCATTGAGAATAACCTTCATTGGACACTCGATGTCACTTTTTCTGAAGATCAATGCCGTATTCGGTCAGAATATAGTCCACAGAACTTTGCTCTTCTAAGACGATTGGCTCTTAATGTTCTCCATCAAGAAAAAACATTTAAACGTAGTCTTCGCCAGAAAATGAAGCAAGCTGCTATGAACAACAACTATATGATGACTGTTCTCAATTCCTTCTGTCAAGCGGATTTTAGATGA
- a CDS encoding HEAT repeat domain-containing protein, whose translation MISTDLEQISLQLESENSRDRLLALASLRQVSAEDAVPLIKKVLDDEILQVRSMAVFALGVKQTDECYPILVKLLETDPDYGIRADAAGALGYLQDPRAYEPLSRAFYEDTQWLVRFSAAVSLGNLGDVRAKELLLQALESEETVMQQAAIAAIGEIRAVDAIDEILRFANSEDWLVRQRLAQALGNFNTEKSISALNFLAKDGQPQVREAALFSLNLLEPDN comes from the coding sequence ATGATTAGCACCGACCTCGAACAAATATCCTTACAACTAGAAAGCGAAAACTCCCGCGATCGCCTGTTAGCCTTAGCTTCCTTAAGACAAGTTTCTGCAGAAGATGCAGTCCCTTTAATTAAGAAAGTCTTAGACGACGAAATATTACAAGTGCGATCAATGGCGGTGTTTGCCCTTGGAGTCAAACAAACTGACGAATGTTATCCCATTTTAGTTAAACTATTAGAAACTGATCCAGACTACGGCATTCGGGCTGATGCTGCTGGTGCATTGGGTTATTTGCAAGATCCTCGCGCTTATGAACCCTTATCCAGAGCATTCTACGAAGACACACAATGGTTAGTCCGTTTTAGTGCTGCTGTGTCCCTAGGTAACTTAGGGGATGTTCGCGCCAAAGAACTGCTTTTACAAGCCTTAGAAAGTGAAGAAACGGTCATGCAACAAGCAGCGATCGCAGCTATTGGTGAGATCCGCGCTGTTGATGCCATTGACGAGATTTTGCGCTTTGCTAACTCAGAAGACTGGTTAGTACGTCAACGTCTGGCACAGGCTTTAGGTAACTTTAACACAGAAAAGAGTATTTCTGCTCTCAACTTCTTAGCCAAAGATGGTCAACCCCAAGTCAGAGAAGCTGCTTTATTTTCTCTTAACCTTCTTGAACCAGACAACTAA
- a CDS encoding phycobiliprotein lyase: MDIQTFLESCIGQWFSQRSSYQFDTEKAESHKSELTVEWLNTDHSLLVSLCQEHRIDPNQAIGGQQVSWNSSVDYGQKKQTGSATMIIIPDSNTPKIGKIIQSFKSNPSSQGKYSLGEDEALNLTLEVGDFLMEERIWFASPNLRLRTSLMKGENGYSRTAFYSEIRRLPPQEVA, from the coding sequence ATGGACATACAAACCTTTCTAGAATCATGTATCGGTCAATGGTTTTCTCAGCGAAGTAGCTATCAGTTTGACACCGAAAAAGCAGAGAGTCATAAATCAGAATTAACTGTAGAATGGTTGAACACTGATCATTCTCTGCTGGTTTCCCTTTGTCAAGAACATCGTATCGATCCTAACCAAGCGATCGGAGGTCAACAAGTCAGTTGGAATAGTTCCGTTGACTATGGTCAAAAAAAGCAAACAGGAAGCGCAACAATGATTATAATTCCTGATAGCAATACCCCAAAAATTGGAAAAATTATACAAAGTTTTAAATCTAATCCTTCATCCCAAGGAAAGTATAGTTTAGGAGAAGATGAAGCATTAAATCTTACCCTTGAAGTTGGGGACTTTTTAATGGAAGAAAGAATCTGGTTTGCCAGTCCTAATTTACGACTGCGTACCAGTTTAATGAAAGGAGAAAATGGCTACAGTCGCACTGCTTTTTATTCAGAAATTCGCCGACTTCCCCCCCAAGAAGTCGCATAA
- a CDS encoding NAD-dependent epimerase/dehydratase family protein — MRILIMGGTRFIGVYLTKELVKQGHEVVLFNRGNKAAPIEGITQIHGDRKDANQLKEKLASESFDAIFDNNGRELSDTQPLVEIFNNKVKHFVYVSSAGVYLKSDQMPHIEGDEVDPNSRHKGKFETESYLGKSGIPWTSIRPTYIYGPQNYNDLEAWFFDRIVRNRPIPIPGNGLNFTQFGHIQDLAKGMAAVLGNEQAIGQIYNISGERYVTFDGLAKACAVAAGKSADDIKIVHYDPKQFDFGKKKVFPLRMQHFFADIHKALQELDWKPEYDLINGLKDSFENDYLASKRDQADIDFSLDEQILSES; from the coding sequence ATGCGTATTTTAATCATGGGTGGAACCCGTTTTATTGGGGTTTATCTCACCAAAGAATTAGTCAAACAAGGCCATGAAGTGGTCTTATTTAATCGAGGAAATAAAGCCGCACCTATTGAAGGGATAACACAAATTCACGGCGATCGCAAGGATGCTAACCAGTTAAAAGAAAAGTTAGCTTCTGAAAGTTTTGATGCTATTTTTGATAACAATGGCCGGGAATTAAGCGATACTCAACCCCTAGTAGAAATATTTAATAATAAGGTTAAACATTTTGTTTATGTGAGTTCAGCAGGAGTCTATTTAAAGTCCGATCAAATGCCTCATATAGAAGGGGATGAAGTTGATCCGAATAGTCGTCATAAAGGAAAATTTGAAACCGAAAGTTACTTAGGAAAATCAGGTATTCCCTGGACTTCTATTCGTCCCACCTATATCTATGGTCCCCAAAATTATAATGATTTAGAAGCTTGGTTTTTTGATAGAATTGTAAGAAATCGACCCATTCCTATTCCGGGTAATGGTTTAAATTTTACCCAATTTGGTCATATTCAAGACTTAGCAAAAGGGATGGCTGCCGTATTAGGAAATGAACAAGCGATCGGACAAATTTATAACATTTCAGGGGAACGTTATGTTACTTTTGATGGGTTAGCTAAAGCTTGCGCCGTTGCTGCTGGTAAATCGGCTGATGACATCAAAATTGTTCATTATGATCCTAAACAATTTGACTTCGGGAAAAAGAAAGTATTCCCATTAAGAATGCAACACTTTTTTGCTGATATTCATAAAGCATTGCAGGAATTAGATTGGAAACCCGAATATGATTTAATTAACGGTTTAAAAGACTCATTTGAAAATGATTATTTAGCCTCTAAACGGGACCAAGCTGACATTGATTTTAGCTTAGATGAACAAATCTTATCAGAGTCTTAA
- a CDS encoding MerR family transcriptional regulator — MGEIFFTSKDAAKITGCTLRQLQYWREKGVIVPMVSATGTGRSVYYSRSELVELAVMVNLLSVGLTFESASGVLQQLREIEPNFAEEKSQRRLMLVFDTSEGMLRLKDFERESAIAFLDQGFPVIPVWVDEIYQKLDAQLLN; from the coding sequence ATGGGAGAAATTTTTTTTACCTCTAAGGATGCTGCTAAAATTACGGGGTGTACTCTGCGCCAGTTACAGTATTGGCGGGAAAAAGGGGTTATTGTCCCGATGGTGAGTGCAACGGGAACGGGGAGAAGCGTTTATTATTCTCGTTCTGAGTTGGTGGAGTTGGCAGTAATGGTAAATTTGCTGTCAGTGGGGTTAACTTTTGAGTCTGCTTCTGGAGTGTTGCAGCAGTTAAGGGAAATTGAGCCGAATTTTGCTGAGGAGAAAAGTCAACGGCGTTTAATGTTGGTTTTTGACACTTCTGAGGGAATGCTGAGGTTAAAGGATTTTGAGCGAGAGAGTGCGATCGCTTTTCTAGATCAAGGTTTCCCTGTTATTCCTGTGTGGGTAGATGAAATTTATCAGAAATTAGATGCTCAGTTGCTAAATTAA
- a CDS encoding DNA methyltransferase, which produces MQLIQTRPKKSSRTTTKAWLKTLTLACSYAGLSGKKSPWDLADLTLQVQTRWQNDSRYNLKELSNACNISESRLRLLARTAKFYPPQKRFQQLSITHHIEAMRKAPDKAYYWLNQALEKKWSGREIRLAISGDGDPKKFSWLRCGTFWYFSHCDPRFGIKYPGRIPGQIPANLIHYFTEPNDLVVDLMAGGGSTLDAAKFLDRKCLGYDLVSVRPDILINDALVGIPKEAYNAKLIFLDPPYGAIAKNLYSKHPHCLSQMNEKEFVKALVTISEYCGQALVSDGYLAILLQNVYDWESDTVFKIIQSFFDNNWKLVRRIQAPISNQQISSSVMKWARENRKMINTDRDLLIFQMI; this is translated from the coding sequence ATGCAACTTATTCAAACTAGACCGAAAAAGTCAAGTAGGACGACAACAAAAGCATGGCTCAAAACTCTGACCTTAGCTTGTTCCTATGCTGGATTATCGGGGAAAAAGTCGCCTTGGGATTTAGCTGACTTAACTTTACAAGTACAAACAAGATGGCAAAATGATTCTAGATATAATTTAAAAGAACTATCTAATGCTTGTAATATTTCTGAATCACGATTACGTTTGTTAGCAAGAACAGCAAAATTTTATCCTCCTCAAAAACGCTTTCAACAGCTTAGTATTACTCATCATATTGAGGCAATGCGAAAGGCTCCCGATAAGGCTTATTATTGGCTCAATCAAGCATTAGAAAAAAAATGGAGTGGTAGAGAGATACGTTTAGCTATTTCGGGAGATGGCGATCCTAAAAAATTTTCATGGTTACGATGTGGAACATTTTGGTATTTTTCTCATTGCGATCCTAGATTTGGAATTAAATATCCTGGCCGTATTCCAGGGCAAATACCAGCTAATTTAATACACTATTTTACTGAACCTAATGATTTAGTTGTAGATTTAATGGCAGGAGGTGGCTCAACTTTAGATGCGGCTAAGTTTTTGGATAGAAAGTGTTTAGGTTATGACTTAGTTTCTGTTCGTCCTGATATTTTAATTAATGATGCTCTTGTCGGTATTCCAAAAGAAGCTTACAATGCAAAATTAATTTTTTTAGATCCTCCTTATGGTGCGATCGCTAAAAATTTATATAGCAAACATCCTCATTGTTTATCGCAAATGAATGAAAAGGAATTTGTTAAAGCTTTAGTTACTATTAGTGAATATTGTGGTCAAGCTTTGGTATCTGATGGATACTTAGCAATTTTATTACAAAATGTCTATGACTGGGAAAGCGATACAGTATTTAAAATCATCCAAAGTTTTTTTGATAATAATTGGAAGCTTGTTCGTAGAATTCAAGCTCCTATTTCTAATCAACAAATTTCATCTAGTGTTATGAAATGGGCTAGAGAAAATCGCAAAATGATCAATACAGATCGTGATTTGTTAATTTTTCAAATGATTTAA
- a CDS encoding ATP-binding protein: MNNQKFNGESLYVLPDSEKGDKSLKICIDFDATSEQPKFKRNDYVLISQSEQHQWVGQIADVERIICPMGQYSDNTIEYLRRQVLAPDTVRPLRVVRLFEVRIIGQYIDDELDVPLNNILPGALVSKLDEKRIRNLINIPQIKTYSDKSQNVVGIIQNAENIPLTIDRLIIRDHIGVGGASGRGKSNLNENLVAIAQQEGCCIIQHDAKPDFRYIEKANTDSHPAIQANWEKFKDYGLKPRGAKDVFRIAIANHLPPDDVKVDMILGFNASDLNPELLAQLLSPGTDQASINAQDNLVKAIYGLRRRDYTLNDIVAEVQRRRADDETAQNNYQAADLIHPMTVDSILRKINSNRQRLDWLDTVGNSVNRGDINKSKHLASNKNPQKVQRFTPEHIFKSGRIIMIDYHNISKDDENSYAIILEYLLRQAHDYVLNSDLNIVEMIDEAHRVFNNTSRRASALVKSFTKFAREGRVKGHWMIVSTQLFSDIDPEVRENLNTRFVLQQNTRDAAKIATENMGSDFIDTVDISKNP, translated from the coding sequence ATGAATAACCAAAAATTTAATGGTGAATCACTGTATGTGTTACCTGATTCTGAGAAAGGAGATAAAAGCCTTAAGATTTGTATCGATTTCGATGCAACTTCTGAACAACCAAAATTTAAACGCAACGATTATGTTTTAATTTCTCAATCAGAACAACATCAGTGGGTCGGACAGATTGCAGATGTAGAAAGAATTATTTGTCCAATGGGACAATATTCAGATAACACCATCGAGTATCTTAGAAGACAAGTTTTAGCTCCCGATACAGTTCGTCCGCTTCGGGTTGTTAGATTGTTTGAAGTTCGGATTATTGGTCAATATATTGATGATGAATTGGATGTACCTCTAAACAACATTTTGCCAGGAGCTTTAGTCAGTAAATTAGATGAAAAAAGAATTCGTAATTTAATTAATATTCCTCAAATCAAAACTTATTCAGATAAGTCTCAAAATGTTGTTGGTATTATTCAAAATGCTGAAAACATACCATTAACAATAGATCGTTTAATCATTAGAGATCATATTGGTGTAGGGGGTGCATCAGGACGAGGAAAGTCAAATTTGAACGAGAATCTAGTGGCGATCGCACAACAAGAAGGATGCTGTATTATTCAGCATGATGCTAAACCTGATTTTAGATACATTGAAAAAGCTAATACAGACTCTCATCCTGCTATTCAAGCAAACTGGGAAAAATTTAAAGATTATGGTCTAAAACCTAGAGGAGCAAAAGATGTATTTAGAATTGCGATCGCTAATCATTTGCCACCTGATGACGTTAAAGTGGACATGATATTAGGGTTTAATGCTTCTGACTTAAATCCTGAATTACTGGCTCAACTATTATCTCCTGGTACAGATCAAGCTTCTATTAATGCTCAAGATAATCTAGTCAAAGCAATTTATGGATTAAGGAGAAGAGATTACACACTAAATGACATCGTGGCAGAAGTTCAAAGGCGAAGGGCTGACGATGAAACTGCTCAAAATAATTATCAAGCTGCTGATCTGATACATCCAATGACTGTTGACTCTATTTTAAGAAAAATCAATAGCAATCGTCAAAGATTAGATTGGTTAGATACGGTAGGGAACTCAGTGAATAGAGGAGACATTAATAAAAGTAAGCACTTGGCCAGTAACAAAAATCCTCAAAAAGTACAAAGATTTACTCCAGAACACATTTTTAAATCAGGAAGGATTATTATGATTGATTATCATAACATTTCTAAAGACGATGAAAACTCTTATGCCATTATTTTGGAATATTTGCTGCGACAAGCTCATGATTATGTTTTGAATTCCGATCTAAATATTGTCGAAATGATTGATGAAGCTCATCGAGTATTTAATAATACATCTCGTCGAGCAAGTGCCTTAGTAAAATCTTTTACAAAATTTGCCCGTGAAGGTCGTGTAAAAGGTCACTGGATGATTGTTAGCACTCAGTTATTTAGTGATATCGATCCAGAGGTTAGAGAAAACTTAAATACCAGATTTGTGTTACAACAAAATACAAGAGACGCAGCCAAGATTGCTACAGAAAATATGGGAAGTGATTTTATTGATACAGTAGACATCTCCAAGAATCCATAA
- a CDS encoding transposase family protein — MPKAEDIIDVVIGKPGPTSDINICRQTLNKFKINQTFSADKAYIGETQIITPHKKTKKRELTEAQIKENKALSSNRIFVEHLIRVVKVFKVVQERFRLHKSRYKSVLLTVCGLVRLRISSLILKIIESSQSGEVIDVIMSHSFMSKLELIPSTPY, encoded by the coding sequence TTGCCAAAAGCTGAAGATATTATTGATGTAGTAATTGGAAAACCTGGGCCGACAAGTGACATTAACATCTGTCGGCAAACTTTAAATAAATTCAAGATAAACCAAACTTTTAGTGCTGATAAAGCCTACATTGGAGAGACTCAAATTATCACTCCGCATAAAAAAACTAAGAAAAGAGAATTAACTGAAGCTCAAATAAAAGAAAATAAAGCTTTATCATCTAATCGGATTTTTGTTGAGCATTTAATTCGAGTTGTCAAAGTATTTAAAGTAGTTCAAGAAAGATTTCGCTTACATAAGAGTCGATATAAATCGGTTTTGTTAACCGTTTGTGGATTAGTTCGGTTGAGAATTAGTTCCTTGATTTTGAAAATAATAGAATCCTCCCAATCTGGAGAGGTAATTGACGTTATAATGAGCCATAGTTTTATGTCCAAATTAGAGTTAATTCCTTCAACCCCTTATTAA
- a CDS encoding helix-turn-helix domain-containing protein: METYTWSYLKKYPKQTKRLLGIDDNQLEQLIALGKLLHQKKKEENEKTKIRINQPGAGSPSLLAEEEQIVLTLVYLRHNISFQLLGLLFQVSESTAHNIFTYWQTLFEGELPPSLLEQIKKFQEEKEIVLEMLTDYELIVDSAEQAIERPSDYQEQKKYYCGATPAIRNRLGNAHQETG, from the coding sequence ATGGAAACTTACACTTGGAGCTATCTAAAAAAATATCCTAAACAAACCAAAAGATTATTAGGAATTGATGACAATCAATTGGAACAATTGATTGCTCTAGGGAAGCTTCTTCATCAGAAAAAAAAAGAAGAGAACGAAAAAACAAAAATTAGAATTAATCAACCTGGTGCGGGAAGTCCATCTTTATTAGCAGAAGAAGAACAAATTGTTCTAACGTTAGTTTATTTAAGACATAATATAAGTTTTCAACTCTTAGGACTACTTTTTCAAGTAAGTGAGTCAACGGCTCATAATATTTTTACTTATTGGCAAACACTTTTTGAAGGAGAGTTACCACCAAGTTTATTAGAACAAATAAAAAAGTTTCAAGAAGAAAAAGAAATAGTTCTTGAAATGTTAACTGATTATGAATTGATTGTAGACAGCGCAGAACAGGCTATTGAAAGACCTTCAGATTATCAAGAACAAAAAAAATATTATTGCGGTGCGACCCCGGCGATTCGTAATCGCCTAGGGAACGCGCACCAAGAGACAGGGTAA
- a CDS encoding DUF488 domain-containing protein, with product MNNTSIHQSFILTFGYGNRSNYDTLLNYIKEFKIDFLIDVREKPRAWSRKWYGDQIEKFCHEQGIEYLSETTLGNVSGTSHWVSPDPEKADQVLQDIAQKAKSKTILLLCAEMDYHRCHRVEVAEELKKLTHQPIKHLK from the coding sequence ATGAACAATACATCTATTCATCAATCTTTTATCTTGACGTTTGGTTATGGCAATCGTTCTAATTATGATACTTTGTTAAACTATATAAAAGAGTTTAAAATTGATTTTCTGATTGATGTTCGAGAAAAACCTCGTGCTTGGAGTCGTAAATGGTACGGTGATCAAATTGAAAAATTTTGTCATGAACAAGGAATAGAATATTTATCAGAAACTACATTAGGAAATGTTTCAGGTACAAGTCATTGGGTTTCTCCTGATCCTGAAAAAGCTGATCAAGTTTTACAAGATATTGCCCAAAAAGCAAAATCTAAAACTATTTTACTGTTGTGTGCAGAAATGGATTATCATCGCTGTCATCGTGTTGAAGTAGCAGAGGAATTGAAAAAACTAACTCATCAACCTATTAAGCATTTAAAATGA